A genomic region of Nakaseomyces glabratus chromosome C, complete sequence contains the following coding sequences:
- a CDS encoding putative aminophospholipid translocase regulatory protein (CAGL0C03487g~Ortholog(s) have role in phospholipid translocation and endoplasmic reticulum, trans-Golgi network localization), producing MVLWWRRIKKVSESKKTSRKPKNTAFRQQRLKAWQPILSPQSVLPLLIMVACIFAPIGVGLLVSAFNVQKLEIDYTDCDQLVAGNDYTFIPHDKVKHQFKRKLSVYPQWKLESGTDGDVCKLQFEVPHQMKKSIYMYYKMTRYHQNHRKMVEAFDKKQLKGKAISGSKLDKKCDPLRTIGDKIVYPCGLTANALFNDTFSETLAGVKGSSDYEMTKNGTAWGTDRHRYGKTEYDASEIVPPPNWAHMFPNGYTNDNIPNLGQWPEFQIWMRTAALPSFYKLYMKNDDDNLPRGTYEISIGMNYLVRSFGGTKSILLTDNSIIGATNIALGIIYLVVAVIATLFAVIFLLKVLIQPTNVKGHMYLDFDSIDQSSFYSRNSANTPLREIL from the coding sequence ATGGTGCTTTGGTGGAGACGGATAAAGAAGGTGAGTGAGTCCAAGAAGACTTCTCGCAAGCCCAAGAACACTGCGTTCAGGCAGCAGAGACTGAAGGCATGGCAGCCAATACTGTCACCGCAGAGTGTGCTCCCGTTACTTATCATGGTTGCGTGCATATTTGCCCCTATCGGTGTGGGTCTGCTTGTGAGTGCGTTCAATGTGCAGAAGTTAGAGATAGACTACACTGATTGCGATCAATTGGTAGCTGGCAATGACTACACGTTCATTCCTCATGACAAAGTAAAGCACCAATTCAAGAGGAAGCTGTCCGTTTATCCTCAATGGAAGCTGGAAAGTGGGACCGATGGCGACGTTTGCAAGTTGCAGTTCGAAGTGCCGCAtcagatgaagaaatcCATATACATGTACTATAAGATGACTAGATATCACCAGAATCATAGGAAGATGGTTGAAGCGTTTGATAAGAAACAGCTGAAGGGCAAAGCAATCTCAGGGTCGAAACTGGACAAGAAATGTGATCCACTGAGAACCATTGGTGATAAGATAGTATATCCATGTGGACTTACAGCTAATGCCTTGTTTAATGACACTTTCTCAGAAACTCTCGCCGGCGTTAAAGGCTCCTCAGACTATGAAATGACCAAGAACGGTACTGCTTGGGGTACAGATAGACACCGTTACGGTAAGACTGAATACGACGCTTCTGAAATAGTACCACCTCCAAATTGGGCGCACATGTTTCCCAATGGATATACCAATGACAACATTCCTAATCTTGGTCAATGGCCAGAGTTTCAAATATGGATGAGAACTGCGGCGCTGCCAAGTTTTTACAAGTTATACATGAAGAATGACGATGATAACCTGCCTAGAGGCACTTACGAGATTAGTATTGGTATGAATTACCTGGTCAGATCTTTTGGTGGTACCAAGTCAATTTTACTGACAGACAATAGTATAATTGGTGCCACAAACATTGCTTTGGGGATCATATACCTAGTAGTAGCAGTAATTGCGACATTGTTTGCAGTGATATTCTTGCTGAAAGTACTGATCCAGCCAACAAATGTTAAGGGCCACATGTATTTAGACTTTGACTCAATTGATCAGTCATCCTTTTACTCAAGAAACTCTGCTAATACTCCATTGAGAGAGATTCTGTAA
- the MSO1 gene encoding Mso1p (CAGL0C03465g~Ortholog(s) have role in ascospore-type prospore membrane assembly, membrane fusion, vesicle docking involved in exocytosis): protein MSASSEHGSTRMWDKFKTSTKSLSSSLSQLSIKPETDGSTPTSTVVHKALVKFYKHQEPFQGFPGWLGHKEDLPDEQKILKKQQNHQSKSSRTGDSITSKFDSLRGGFSEKREERPDAASQRTTAGMSFHSIYDKPTSSTDLSSMASPSVRSPLRARSTWSSEADSAKISSAGTNSTAESNNGSAMDPQNMMRARLLRRNTRPLNNI, encoded by the coding sequence ATGAGTGCAAGTTCTGAGCATGGGTCCACGAGGATGTGGGACAAGTTCAAGACGTCCACCAAGTCTCTATCGAGCTCCTTGTCGCAATTATCGATAAAACCTGAGACCGATGGGAGTACGCCTACCTCTACGGTAGTTCACAAGGCATTGGTGAAGTTTTACAAGCATCAGGAGCCATTCCAAGGGTTTCCTGGCTGGTTGGGTCACAAGGAGGACCTGCCTGATGAGCAAAAGATCCTCAAGAAACAGCAAAACCATCAATCCAAGTCTAGCAGAACAGGCGACTCTATAACATCCAAATTTGATAGTCTTCGTGGTGGCTTCAGCGAGAAAAGAGAGGAAAGGCCTGATGCTGCTAGCCAAAGAACGACAGCAGGTATGTCCTTCCACAGTATCTACGATAAACCAACCTCTTCTACTGACTTATCCTCCATGGCCTCACCAAGCGTTAGGAGTCCACTGAGAGCAAGAAGCACTTGGAGTTCAGAAGCTGATAGTGCCAAGATAAGTAGTGCTGGCACTAACAGTACTGCTGAATCCAATAACGGCAGCGCTATGGACCCTCAAAATATGATGAGAGCTAGGCTGTTACGTAGAAATACCAGGCCATTGAACAATATATGA
- the LYS9 gene encoding saccharopine dehydrogenase (NADP+, L-glutamate-forming) (CAGL0C03443g~Putative saccharopine dehydrogenase) — protein sequence MTKRVLLLGSGFVAQPVIDTLAATEGIEVTVACRTLANAKQLASASGSDAISLDVTDDSALDAALGQHDLVISLIPYTFHPNVVRSAIRLKKDVVTSSYISPALRELEPEINKAGITVMNEIGLDPGIDHLYAVKTIDEVHRAGGKIKSFLSYCGGLPAPEDSDNPLGYKFSWSSRGVLLALRNSAKYWKDGKIETISSEDLMASAKPYFIYPGYAFVCYPNRDSTLFKELYHIPEADTVIRGTLRYQGFPEFVKALVDMGMLKDDENAIFSSAIPWNDALKQYLGAKSTSREDLVASIDSKTNWKSQEDRDRILSGFAWLGLFSDTKITPRGNALDTLCARLEELMQYEDGERDMVALQHKFGIEWADGTTEVRTSTMIDYGKVGGYSSMAATVGYPVAIATKFVLNGTIKGPGLLAPYSPEINDPIMKELKDKYGLYLKEKTIA from the coding sequence ATGACTAAACGTGTATTGTTGCTGGGTTCTGGTTTTGTTGCGCAGCCGGTTATTGACACCTTGGCTGCCACTGAAGGCATTGAAGTTACTGTTGCTTGTAGAACGTTGGCTAACGCCAAGCAGTTGGCTAGTGCCTCTGGTTCGGATGCCATCTCCTTGGATGTTACCGATGACAGCGCGCTGGACGCAGCTTTGGGCCAGCACGACCTAGTTATCTCGTTGATCCCATACACTTTCCACCCAAATGTGGTCAGAAGTGCCATCAGGTTGAAGAAAGACGTCGTCACTTCCTCTTACATTTCCCCAGCATTGAGGGAGTTGGAGCCTGAGATCAACAAAGCAGGTATCACTGTTATGAATGAGATCGGTTTGGACCCAGGTATCGACCACTTGTACGCCGTGAAGACCATCGATGAGGTCCACAGAGCGGGCGGTAAGATCAAGTCCTTCTTGTCATACTGTGGTGGTCTGCCAGCCCCAGAAGACTCCGATAATCCATTGGGTTACAAGTTCTCCTGGTCCTCCCGTGGTGTCCTATTGGCACTAAGAAACTCTGCCAAGTACTGGAAGGACGGTAAGATCGAGACCATCTCTTCTGAAGACTTGATGGCCTCCGCCAAGCCATACTTCATCTACCCAGGTTACGCCTTCGTGTGCTACCCTAACAGAGACTCTACTTTGTTTAAGGAGCTATACCACATCCCAGAAGCTGACACTGTTATCAGAGGTACTTTGAGATACCAAGGTTTCCCAGAGTTCGTAAAAGCCCTAGTGGATATGGGTATGCTAAAGGATGACGAGAATGCCATCTTCAGCAGCGCTATTCCATGGAATGACGCTCTAAAGCAATACTTGGGTGCCAAGTCCACATCAAGAGAAGATCTAGTGGCCTCCATAGACTCTAAAACCAACTGGAAATCACAAGAGGACAGAGATAGAATCCTGTCTGGTTTCGCATGGTTGGGTCTCTTCAGCGACACTAAGATTACACCAAGAGGTAACGCTCTGGATACTCTATGTGCACGTCTTGAAGAATTGATGCAATATGAAGACGGCGAGCGTGATATGGTCGCCCTACAGCACAAGTTCGGTATTGAATGGGCAGATGGTACCACCGAAGTCAGAACCTCCACCATGATCGATTACGGTAAGGTCGGTGGTTACAGCTCCATGGCTGCCACCGTGGGGTACCCAGTAGCCATCGCTACCAAGTTTGTCCTAAACGGGACAATAAAGGGACCTGGTCTATTGGCTCCATACTCCCCAGAGATTAACGACCCTATCATGAAGGAACTAAAGGATAAATACGGTCTGTACCTGAAAGAAAAGACCATCGCTTGA